The nucleotide window GATTTCTTTGGTGGTGGTACTTTAACAAAAGAGGAGACCGTATCCTTGTATGCCTCCACTGATTAGGAATTGGGAATAAATTTAATTACTTTTCAAAAGTTGCCGAGTATCTTtagaatatgataaattgatATCGGTTTTCCTATATACTTCAATAGCTAAGACTTGCAGAGCTGGAAAACAGAGCTGTTAATGCCATGTTTGTCATACTCTCAGACATTTGGCTAGATAGTGAAGAGGTGATTTAAAAGCCTttgagatttatttatttatttgaggctGGAATGGTGGTTTTGATGAGTAGCTCACTTCAATCATGATACTGTTTTATCCTGAGAAAAGGCAATGGGAAAGCTGGAGACTGTACTTGATGGCTTTGAGATTCAAGAAGTTGTTCCTTCTCTGTTTGTTTTCATGGGGAATTTTTGTTCTCATCCTTGCAATCTTTCCTTTCATTCATTTTCAAGTCTCAGGTGAGGGATATTTGGATTTTTATCTGCATTTTCTTTTCAACAAATTATGGTGGCATGAATAAACTCAATAAAGTTCAACTCTACATTTGTAGATTACAGTttggaaagctagggaaaatgatTGCAGCACATCCAAGGCTAAAAGAGCATAGCCTGTTTCTATTTATTCCAGGTCCTGATGATGCAGGTATATTAAATGGTTTCTTTACATGCTGTTAACCACTTCATAGATAACTTTACTTTTACATGACATGAGGATGATCAACGTTTTAACTACTACAGGTCCATCAACGGTACTACCTAGGTGCGCTTTACCGAAGTATCTAACTGAAGAGCTTCAGAAGTACATTCCAAATGCCATATTTTCAAGTAATCCTTGCAGGTTGATCTGTCTGATTGCTGATTAGTTAAAACAAATAAACTTGTTATACTTCGTAGAACATCCACCCAAGACTCACTTTCTTATACTGGCTTTTGGAAATTACATTGTTTTGAATTCTGGGTACAATTTAATATTGAAGGCTTAAATGTGAAATTCTTGTGAAAATACTTTTACAGCTTGAAATAGAGAAACATGATGTTTAGCTTTTGATGAGTGCTCAACTGGATATGCAAATGCTTCTCATGTAAATGCAGGGTCAAGTTCTACACACAAGAAATTGTATTTTTTCGATATGATCTGCTGTATAGGATGCGTCGTTCATGTTTGATGCCCCCTTCTACAGAGGAGACTGCTGATCCCTTTGAACATGTTTGCTTCTTTCTcccttaattttttcttttccatACATTCTGCTGATGCATTTCATCACTTTGAGGTCATTGGTCAGTGAAACTAATAGGTTTTGACTTCTTCTACAGCTGGTCGCTACCATAACCCATCAAAGTCATCTCTGCCCACTTCCTCTTATTGTTCAGCCAGTTGTCTGGAATTATGATCACTGTCTTCATCTGTATCCATCTCCACATACGGTATTGCTACTAGCTTTCTTTGGTGCTTTTTCCATTATCAAACCTTGTTTTCTGCGAAGCAACGTCAGAGTATGAAGTATGGGATAGCATATGTTTGCCACTTAAAAAGCATATGAATATTTTGAATGGTCCATTtgattgaaattttattttgaatgctTCAATTTGTGGGAAATATTGATTATTAATTGGCACAGCAGATGGAAGGGTTTTTAACCTATTGTAAATTTTAGATTTAGGGACGAAATTGGAAATTTCCTTTTCCTTTTCAAAACTGACAATAATCCATGTAAATTTGATAGTGAGAAGCCATACTCATTTGATGAGCTTTCACAGATTGTTTTAGGCGACAAAAGTGAACAGAAGGCATTCAAATACACAGGAATCACTTGTTTCAACCCTGGATCCTTCTCAAATGACAATACTTTTGTCGCATATCGTCCTTGCACTCAAGAGGTCGAGCTTTCAGCCTTGTGAGTATCAAAGACGTTCTGATTATTTTTTAGCAAatggaatatgattcaaacatctAATTATTTTGGACGGCACCTCGTCTCAGCCATTTAGTAGGAATGTCATGACAAAAGTTCTTGCTAATTTACATCATCAATCACTTGTAAAGTTTTCCAGGCAATTGATATTTAGGTAAAAGTGTTAAGGCAATGCATCTTTCGTTTATTTGGTGAACAGAAGTTCTCACTAGAACCTCACCTCGCCTAAGTGCATTCTGTGTCAATTTGCACTTTAGTGAACATCATTATGTTCATGGTAAACTATATCACCTCGTTTATTTTAATGGTTACAAGCGGGGCATGATCACATCTAATAACTTGTGCTGTACCTGGAGGGGATGAAGTAACATGGTGAGGTTCCTTATTTAATTTTGAAAGCTGGGTCCTAAATGCCAATCCATTTCAAAATTGGCTTTTATGTGAACATGGCTGAACTTTCTCTTCTGATTGTTGATCACCATCAATAATTGGAACCTATTAGGGTTTTCATGATCAAGCTTGCTATGAATCAATGTTTTCAAATAAAGGTTCGGTTTCTGGTTTAATGGGATCAGTTATTTATTCAGCACTCTCAGTTCAAACGAAAATAAGGCATTCTCCTCATGCCTTTCATTATCATGCCATTGTACGTTATGCCCATGTTCATGTTCTGTCAGAGAATATATGTTGTAGGAATGACAACTAATAGAATATtgggaaattattattattattattattattattattattatgtgtgCACGCATGGCTTAAATGTAAGGAATATTATGTTTTAGGCTCTGTGTGTTTCgtggaaaatattttcttaaaaattatttttacgtTTGCCGTATTTATAAAAATTGATCAATGGAAAATATTTTCTTGGTTAAAGgaaaactaaattatttttaaagaaaatcactttcattttttaaaagagtaagtcatttttcattttttaaattttgataatcctATTAAAATGTGCacatacttttatatatatatatatatatatatatatatatatatatatatatatatatataaaatagaacatataaattatttttcgtgAAATAAATAAAACGTTAGTATTTGAAAGTATTCAATAATCTTCCTCTATTTATTTTGTTGCATTTATAGATGCTTACAAACATAAAAgtaattaatttgaatttaagtAAGATTGGAATCaactaatataaattaatattaaaatataaaattaatattttaattattatggaaTATTGTATTAAGTAGAAAATATAtttgaatataattataaaatcaatAATTGAATATTTATCGTAGAAACTGTGTCCTTAAGATCATTCGCAAAGTGATTTATTAGTAACGATGTGCGAAAGCTGATTCAAAAGCTAGTTTAtgtgacttttttttttcatatcaaGTTTTTAGCGATTTTGGACATTTTCAGACACTTTTGTTGTGTctctaatttttatttatttatttattttaagagtAAGAATAGAACAGCCAAAGAAAGATAACTTACTATTGCACTTTCTATTCCTTTCATA belongs to Hevea brasiliensis isolate MT/VB/25A 57/8 chromosome 4, ASM3005281v1, whole genome shotgun sequence and includes:
- the LOC110637381 gene encoding LOW QUALITY PROTEIN: DNA polymerase epsilon subunit B (The sequence of the model RefSeq protein was modified relative to this genomic sequence to represent the inferred CDS: inserted 2 bases in 1 codon), whose product is MSASVVRKKIQKKFKIRGYTLKIDALEEILSFVHRXQGAADEAIDLLLDHLQYESQKVGVKSSIIDKEPIHRVISGLLEADDAVEQTSSDTVSSHAAIRVIDAFLVPKFRFDPIKKQFYQHTGGLSVHGGSSAKSALYKDRYLLLFQRISHDQHFSKPAFDTEMSHYGSCEIAPIQSLVGQTGRRWVMGVISQFEDGHFYLEDLTASVEINLSKAKITTGFLSENTIVVAEGEMLLDGIFQVFTCGFPPLEDRDKSLKLLGQHDFFGGGTLTKEETLRLAELENRAVNAMFVILSDIWLDSEEAMGKLETVLDGFEIQEVVPSLFVFMGNFCSHPCNLSFHSFSSLRLQFGKLGKMIAAHPRLKEHSLFLFIPGPDDAGPSTVLPRCALPKYLTEELQKYIPNAIFSSNPCRVKFYTQEIVFFRYDLLYRMRRSCLMPPSTEETADPFEHLVATITHQSHLCPLPLIVQPVVWNYDHCLHLYPSPHTIVLGDKSEQKAFKYTGITCFNPGSFSNDNTFVAYRPCTQEVELSAL